TCATTCGCATGCCGATAATAGTCACCCGCCGAAGCACTAAAGTTCAACGCATGCATGCCGCCCCCGACTGACCGATTCCCAATCGGCGGATACTTCGTCGCCGCGATGATGGACTTCGCTTGCTCGACAGTGTCGACCATCGGAGCGACAATTCCCATTGCACCGGCGTCGAGTGCTCGCTTGATGTGGGTGTGATCGCCATTCGGCACACGACAGATCGGCACACAACCGGCATCGGCGATCACGCCAAACAACGTGCCCGCTTCCATCCAGCTAATCGGCGAGTGTTCCATGTCCACGGTCAGCCACGGAAACCCAGTGCGGGCCATCAACCGAGTGGCAAAGATATTGCCAAACGATAACCAAGTCCCGACCTGCGGTTTCCCGGCTTGCAACTGTTGTTTAACGGGGTTCTTTTTCATCAGCGAATTCCTACAGTTTCGTCGGGTGCGTCGTGACGCACCACAAAACGATCATGAATTGATTGGAAGAGACGGTGTATCGCGACGCACTCGACAAAGCTTCGTTACTTCTTGAACATGGGATTGTTCGGGTTGCCACGTGAGAGCAAATACGCCATCAAATCGAGAACTTCCTCCCGATTCAAATCATTAAGCAATTTCGCGGGCATCGTGGAGGTTTTTGAGGGCGTCATGATTTCGATGTCGTCTTTGTCCACAGTGACAGTCTTTGAGATATCGACCGGGTCGGTCAAGATGACAACTTTGCCGTCTGCCTCGGAGAGGACACGTCCCGAATAACTCAGTCCTGACGACAAGAACACCTTCATTTCACGGTATTGATCGGAAATGACTTTACTAGGATCGATGATCGCCTCGGCCAAATCCTTGCCACCGAACCGACCGGCGACGTTGGAAAGATCCGGCCCAGTGGCCCCGCCTTCGCCACCGTATCGGTGACAACGCACACACTGAGCCGCCGCGAACATGGCTCGACCTTGGTCGAAATCGCGACCGGTCAAACCGGACTTGGTCATTTGCACCAACTCATCGACTGTCCAGTTTTTCCCCGGTCCCTGTGGCTTGGGGAGTTCTTCGAGTGATGGCGGTTCCAGATCGACGGTGCGTTCGAGCGCATCGCGTTCGGCATCGGTCGTGTTCTCCAACGCCTCTTTACGAATATTGTCGATGAAGCCCTGGTAACTCGCCCCGCCACTTTTCTCACGGAGTTTCGACAAGTGCTCGAAATACGCTTGGCGTTGTTCCAAAGTCCATCCGTATTTCAGATTTCGTAGCACCAACGCATAGAAGACTTTGTCCGGGTCGGGTTGGTTGGCAATCATCTGAGCAACCGTGCCGCCGTACCGCGAGTTGCGAGCCAACAAATCCGCCCGCTGTTCCGCAGTGGGTTTGAATGGCTTGTCCATCAACTTCAGCGTTTTTGTGATGACCGTCGGCGAATTCAGATAGACCAACAACCGTGCGAGTTCCCGGTTCACATCGGAATCGTCACTGGGGAAATACGGATCCAGTTTATTCGCTAACTCCGAAGCAACTTGCTGCGTCGGTTCGCCCATACGAATGAAGACCAATGCCCACGCACGCAAGTACGCCAGTTTTTGTTCCTTCTCGAACTCACCTGGATTCAACTTCGTGAGTGCGGTCACGGCAATCGCTTTTTGTGATGGATCACCTTGTCGAGCCAACGCGATGACGGCCGAGACGACTTGCTCAGGAGTATCGGCTTGATCCAATTTCGGCAACCATTGCTCGACCGATCGGTGCTCCAACGCAACCCGTGCGGCGTAGCGAATGAATCGATCGGAGCTATCCAAATTCGACCAGATGAAGTCCAAATCTTCTTTGCTGACTTTGCCAGGATGGTGCAACGCTTCCAAACGTTGTCGCGTTTCACGCATGTTCTCGTTCGACTGGTTCTTCGCTTCAACTGGTTCGGTGGACTCATCCCCCACATACGTCACGCGGTAGAGTTCCGATTGTGTGCCGCGACCACCGATCGTGAAATACAACGCACCGTCCGGTCCGACGGCGGCATCGGTCAATGGCAGCGGTGTGCGAGAGAGAAACTCCGTGCGTTCGCCGTCATAAGTGGAACCGTTCGGCGTGAGATGAATGGCATAGATCGTGCCGAAGGTCCAATCGAGCAAGTACAACGCCTTTTGATACTTCGCCGGGAATTTGGTGCCATAGCCGAACTCCACACCAACTGGCGAACCAGGACCGATCTCGACAACTGGCGGCAGGGAATCCGGGAAATACGTCGGCCATTTGCCGGTACCGCTTCGCCAACCGAATTCGCTACCGCTAATCGCATGACTGACCCGCGTCGGACGATACCACGGTGAACCCAGGTCCCATTCCATGTCGGCATCGTATGCGAAGAGTTCACCGTCGGCATTGAACGCCATGTCGTACGGATTGCGATAACCCACGCTGAACATCTCCCACGTCTCGCCGTTGCGGTCGGTCTTGGCAATCCAACCGCCGGGTGCCAACTTGCCGCGAGCGTGACCACGGGCGTCCCATTGACGCGGCAACAGCAGGTCTTCACTCCAATTCGATGGAATGCGTGAGGCATCGAACTTCGGCGGGTTGGTGTGATTCCCCGCGATGACAAACAATGATTTTCCGTCTGGCGACAACCGAACCGCATGCGGTCCGTGTTCACCGCCACCTTGGAACGATTGCAGTTTTTTGACTTCGTCGTACTGGTCGTCGCCATCGGTATCGGTCAGCCGATAGAACCCGCTGCCGGGTCCACCGTTGACGGAACAGTACAAATGACCGAACGCAGCGAGCATCCCCTGAGCCGACGTCATCTTGACATCCAATGGTTCGACTTTCGTGGGTTCATCGCTGCCGATCGGTGGCGGTGTAATCCGGCAAAGTCCTTTGTCGCCTTGATCACTCGCGATCAAACGTCCTGTTTCATCAAAGGTGATGCACACCCAGGAACCGAGTTCGTCTTTCGGCACTGTGTACAACAATTCGACCTGAAAACCTGGTGGCGTTTGAAACACGTTCCGCGGTTGACTACTCGCCAACCCGGTTTTCGAGAACACATTGCCCCACGGTTGATCGCCCATTTTCCCGATCGTTCGCACCGCGACGGCATCGCTACCACTCTTCTGACGTGAGGCGGTCCAACTGTCATCAGTAACGATGTATTTGGGATCGGCGTTGGGATCACGTTTGCTGCCCAGCACCAATTTCATGGCGAATGCGGCGATCCCACCAGCGTTGTTCGCTTCGACGAGAATTTCATTCTCGCCCCGCTTGAGCATCGCGCCAATCTCGCGGGTTTCCGGCGTTTGCCATTCACTGCTGCTGAAGACCTTCTTGCCGTTGAGATGCACGGTCATCACGTTATCGCAGGACGCAATCATGGTTCCGGTCCATCCACGGTCCACGCTGAATGTTTTCCGGAAGTACCACGTTTGATTGTCGTTGCCTTCGCCCCAAATCCATTTTGGTTTCGGTCCTTGGTTGAAGTCGACCACGGGCGAATCATTCGGCTCGGCCGTTTCGCCTTTTACCTGTGATGCAGCGACTTCCGGCACTTGCGTCAGAACTTTTGCATCTTCCGCGACGACTTGACCGAGCGAAAATGCCCCCAGAACAAAGCCCAAACAACACCATCCGCCCCCCCGGACGATCAGCAACGAACGCGACATTTCGAACCTCTTTGGAATTGATGAGAGTATTCCGTTAAGATAACGAATGCCCGATGCGAACGGTACTGTGAGACGTGGCGACCAGCGCCGGATGTGTGATGGAACTGCGGTGGCGTGTTGGTATCCGAAGTGGTTCCAACGACAGAGACACTCGCAATCTGCCTAAGAGATCAAACGATGAGGACCATCGCGTTTGCAATTTGCTTGTGCATTCTGTGCGGTTGCGATGCAGCGTTCTTCGAAACACCGCCTGCGTATGAAACGCTTGATACGTTTTTGAAAGTTCCGCCTCCGACAATCGAGGCACCACCGTTCTTCGTTGTCGACGATGAATCACAGCCAGTCCCAATACCGGACACCCCATGGTGCTTGGGAGCGGCAATCGCCGAACCATACCAACGCACGGCCCCGCCGCCTTTCCCTGACCAGCTAACACTGGACGAAATCAATGAGATCATTGCACCACTTCACGAGCCGGAAGCAGCAATCACTGACTGTGCTATGAAAATCTGCGGTGATAGTTACACCTATGTTGGCGAAGTGACGACGGACTGGCTCAACGGTCCCGTTGTCGTCACCTGTGGTACAATATTCACTGACCGAGGCGAACGGATAACGCAATTCATCATCAATCGACAACGGTATTTACGTCGGAGTCTGCATACGAATGTGTTGACATGGTGGCAGACATACCAGTGAAATCGGTCCCGCACATCCATACCGCCGACGTGTCGGCGACGTCCGATCCTATGAGATCGTCTGGGGAGCCTACTCATCTTTCCGGGCCGCGAGCCATTTGGCGTATTCGCTGTGCGAATAGAAGATGATGTTCGTGCCGAGTTGGTAACATGCTTCCCAGACGGTCGGTTTCACACCGGCGTGGTCGTCGGCCCAGGCGTCGGCGATGTCGCCGGGATGGTAATAGCACACCCAGCGTCCGTCGACCTTCCAACCGAGAGCCTCTTTCCCACCGTGCGGAGCGACGTACGGCAGGAAGGGCAGGGTGTACGGGATGCGGTGAATCACGTCGTCGAGCGGCACCGGCACCTCCCGCACGTTCGGCAACACTTGGTGCATCATGTGCAGAACTTGATTGTGAAAATGCCGACTCCCGCCGTTGTCCACGAACAACATACCGTGCTTGTCGAGCAGATATTCCCGGAGAATTTTGATCTCGCTGTTGGAGAGTGAGATGTTTTTCTGACCGGTGAGGAAGACCATCGGCGGAGATTTGCCGATCGGAAAGTTTTTGAGTTCCGCGACGCGTCGAGCTTCGGTTTTGGCGGCGACCTTCTGACCGGTCCGGATACCATATTCGATCAGAATATTTTGGTCCGCTCCGACGCCGAAATCCTGGTTCCAGTCGCCACCGGAGTACTCCAACCGAATAAACCGCACCTTGCCCTTCTGTGTGCCGCCTGCGAAACCGGCTCCCTCACCCTGACCGTAACCAACGGTGTAGGCGTGTTTCGTCAGTTCTTGCGTGATGACCTGCACTTCGTCGATCGGCGGAACTTTGAACTTCAGAGCCGACAGCGGATTGACGACGAACTTCTGCCGAATCTTCTTCTGCACTTTGACAACCTGGGCGATCGGCTGCTGTTGCCCACCACCAGCGGGCATTTCATAGACTTCCGAGCAACCACCAACCTGCGTGAGCAACATGTACCCGGCGAAGAACAACACGATGTAGCTCGTGAGTGCCGATAGCGATTGATTCAATTTCTGACTGCGACGCCCGTAAAACCAGGCATCCGGACGGAGCGGGTTCCAGATGCGTTTTGGCGGTTCGTCTGCCGATTCCAGGGCGTTGAGCCAATGGCGACGTTCGATTCGTTCGAGCGTCCAGATCATCCATGCCAAGCCGACGAAGAAGGTTCCGATCGTGCCCCATAATGCCAGTTGGCTGCGAATCCACTCCCAACCCAATGCGTGAGCCGCGAACACACTCAATTGCCACCACATCAGTCCGATCACAGTGGCGACCGCCCGACGCCGCGCGACACCGGTTTCACGAACTCGCCACCACCAAAACAGCCCCATGGGAACTGTGGATGCGAAGACCCCCCAATACACACCGGTAACCCAGCCGTGCGTATCGGCGAGTCGCGTGAAGTATTTCCACGTTGCGACCGCGACCAGCCACACGACGAAAAACACGCCGGCGAGAATCATTTGGTTGCGGGACTTCGAGGTTTCGGACATGAGTCGGATTCAGTTGTGCGAGTATGGTCTCGCGGACGTCAGCAAACTTGAAATTCTTCGCATCCACCGCAGACGCAGAAGACCGCCACGCGGTCATTCCAGCGAACGATCGAGAATGCTGTCCAAGTCAGGTGCGTCGGCCGGATCGGTGCCTTTGGTTTCGTCGATACCAAGCACGCGAGCCGCGTTGTCGAGGTCGGGCTTCGATGCCGCGGGATTCGTTGGTGCGGTGTTCGTGGGGGCTTCCGAAGGTGATGCAGCCGTTTCGGTGGCATCGTTTGTTGGTGCTTTCGAAGGTGCGGCCGGAGTGTTCGCCGCTTTCGATTCCACCTGTTGCGATGCGGCCTCGGCGGGTTCGCTCATCAGATACGGCACAACGGTGAAGACGCCGATCACCAGCACGAAGCCAATCGTCGATAGGAATAATGCCTGGACTAATCCGCTCGCCGCGACCGCCCCCAACGCGTCTTGCGGCGATTTCCCTTGAATCGAACTGAGGAACTCTCGCAACTCGGTCGCGGAAGCAGCTCCGTTCCGGTGAAGTTTCTGTAGATCGTTCGCCACTCCGCCGCGGGTCGGCGGTTCACTGAGTCGGTCTCGTGTATGTTCCATATTTTTCTCCGACAGTCCGCAGGAAAAACTCTCGCGGACGGAATGCTATTCGGATTCGGTTTTCTGTTCTTCGAGAACAAGGAACGCTTCGCCACCGGCTGCCCCGACGGCTTCCAACACTGGCCCCCAGCGTTGACCAAGCGCGTCTTTGTGAATCTTCAGAAGCACGTTGCGTTCGCCTTTCGGGGCATCGCCGAGAAGTCCACTGATTGAGCCTTCTAACGCCGCGAGCCCGATCTCACCACCATTGAGGTACAACCGGCTTTCCTTGTCGATCACCACACTGACTTGCGATTGCCGTCCCGCTTGCAACTCCGCCGCGTTGGCTGGTTGCCACTGCAAATGGCTATCGTCCTGAGCCCGGGCCAAGATGACGAAGAAGATCAGCAGATTGAACGCAATGTCCCCCATCGCCATGCTCGGCACTTCTGCGGTTGAGGATCGACGGCGAATTTTCATGATGTGATAATCAGATGACAGATTTACTCGGCTGGGATATCAACTTCTTTTTCTTCTTCGGTTTGCAGCACGACGGTGCCACCGGCGGTGTCGATGATCTCGGACACCTCCACATACCGAGACCAAGGCGCGTCGTTGTCGTAACTGACGACGACGAGTTTCTCCTCCGGCGTGCGAGCGGCACTAAACTTGTTGGTGAGTGCCGGTCGAAGCGTCTCCGGTTGAATTGGGTCACCATTGTATAACAGGACGGTTCGTTTGATGCGGACTTCCAGGTTTTCCTGTTCGTTTTGCTGCTCGACGGTTTCGCTGCCGGGGATGTTCTGCTCCTTGCCACCCTCCGGTTGGACCGACGCACACACCAGGAAGAACACAATCAAATTAAACGCAATGTCCCCTGTCGCACTCGCGGGCGATTCCACCAACAACTTGTTTCGACGCCGAATTCGCATGCTGTTCTTTGGTTTTCCGTTCGAAGGGTGCGTCGTGACACACCGCATTTGAGCGTTGGATCTTGGTGCATCGCAACGCCCCCAACAGTTATGTGACGAGATCCGTTTCGGACTTTTCGGTGATCGCTCCGTTGCGGTCGGCGAGGGTTTCGTTCAGTGAGACGGTTTCGATCAGTTCCGTGGCGGATTCTTCCACATCCAACACGAAGCGATTGATCACGCTGTTGAAGTAGTTAAAGCCGATGAACGCGGGAATCCCGATAATCAACCCCGCACATGTCGTCAGCAGGGCTTCACTGATCCCGCCGGAGGCGAGTTTCACAATGTTTTCCTCGCCGATGCGTTCGTTGATTTCGTTGAAAGACACAATCATCCCGGACACGGTTCCCAAGAACCCCAACATCGGAGCGGCACTCGAAACCGTCGCGAGAATCGGGAGATGTTTCTCCAACGCAGCGACGATATGAACACTGTAGTCGTCCATCGCCTTGATGACTTGTTCCTCGATGCGGGCGGTGTCGTAGCCGAGTCGCCGCAGCACAACATACTTCCGCAAACCCGCCGCGAGAATGGCGGCCACGGGGCCGGTTTCCCGGTCGCACAACTCCAGCGCCTTCTCGGGTTGGTCTTGTTCGAGCAATGCTCGGACTTTGTTCCGGAGCTGGGAAGAATCGGTGCTGAGCATTTTTAAACTGCGGTAGCGTTCGATGATCACACCGAACGCGACAATTCCCAGCAGTAGAATCGGCAGCATGAACCAACCGCCATCAAGCAGCAATTTCAACGCACCGGAATTCATCAATCCACCGAGAACACCGTCAGAAGCCGATTCTTCCGCGGGTTCGGTCTCCGCGTTATCGGCCGGTTCCGATTGATCGGTGGGGGCGGGGTTCTCTGGAGCGACTTGCTGTTCGGCGGCCGGTGGTGGCACATCGTCCACTTCCGGCGCAGTCGGAGCCGCCTGTGCAAACAGGAGCGTACAGACAATCCAGTGCGTCATGACAATTCACGGCTTTCCAAGATTTCGATTTCACTCACTCACGAGGTGTTCTCGGGGCTTTCCCGTCGTAACCAATTGTCAAAACCTGACGCGAGGATACGCAAAAATTGACCATTCCGCCCGTTTTTTCAAAAGTCCCTGATATGACGTTCACGAAAAACCGACGCAATGAGTCTCCATCTTGACGCACTCTGCTTGGGCTGGCAATCCGACACGAGAGTCGCGAGAATACCGTCGCCTTCTATGATTTTTCCCGAGAGAATTGACCATGTCCGACGATCGTCAAGCCGCCACAATTCTGATCTTCGGTGCCACCGGAGATTTGACGGCTCGTAAACTCTTGCCTGCTCTCTATGAATTGTGGAGCGCTGGGTATTTGTCAGATCGGTGTCCGATCGTGGGGGTCGCTCGGCGGGATAAATCCGACGACGATTTCCGCAGCGATATGCAGGCAGCCATCCGCGATGCGCGCGATGACTATAGCGATGAAAATTGGGACAAATTCGCCAGCCGACTGTTCTATCAACGCACCGACTTGAAAGACCCCGAAGATTTTCGTCGGCTGCGTCAACGGGTGGAATCGCTCGAAGAAGAAACCGACACACGCGGAAAGCGGCTTGTCTATTTGGCCACCGCACCTTCGCTGTTCGTGCCGTCCGTCGAAGCCCTGAGCGATGCCGGCATGATCCCCAATGCCGACGATGAGCAGGTTCTGCGGGTCGTTATCGAAAAGCCATTCGGGCACGATTTGGAGTCGGCTCGTGAAATGAGCACGGAACTCGGTCGACTGCTCCGAGAAGATCAGATTTACCGCATCGACCACTATCTCGGCAAAGATACCGTCCAGAACATTTTGATGTTCCGCTTCGGCAATTCGATCTTCGAACCGCTGATGAACCGTAACCACGTCGATCACGTGCAAATCACGGTGGCGGAGTCACAGGGGATGGAACACGGTCGCGGAGGATATTACGACCACGCCGGTGCCCTGCGAGACGTGTTGCAAAACCATGCGTTGCAACTTCTTTGCCTCACCGCTATGGAACCGCCGGGGCAATTCCTGCAAGAACACATCCGGGACGAGAAAGTTAAAGTCCTCGAGGCACTCGAAGCCCCATCGAAAAACATCGACGACTGGGCCGTTGCGGGGCAGTACACCGAAAACACGATCGGCGGCGAAACCTTGCTTGGCTATCGTCAAGAAGACCGCGTCGATGAGAACTCGAACCGCGATACGTACGTTGGAATGGAAGTTCACATCGACAACTGGAGGTGGTCCGGTGTGCCGTTTTATCTGCGAACCGGCAAACGGATGACGAAACGCGTCACTGAAATTGCGGTCCAATTCAAGTTACCGCCCCAGCACCTCTTTCAAACCGTGGAGTGTGAAGGTGACATCTGCGATGTTGTCGGCACACAGCCGAATGCGTTGGTGTTCCGTATTCAACCGAAGGAAGCGATTTCGCTGAAGTTCTCCACCAAACGTCCCGGCATGCAATATCAAGTTCACCCGGCGAACATGGAATTTTGCTACGAAGACGCATTCAGCAACCGAATGCCTGAGGCGTACGAGCGGTTATTGCTCGACGTCTTGCGAGGCGATTCGACGTTGTTCACTCGTAGTGACGAACTCGAAGCGGCTTGGAAATTTGTCACACCGGTTCTCGACCACTGGGAACAGGACAACTTTGAACCGAATTTCTACCCCGCCGGAACTTGGGGACCGAAAGCCTCCGACGAACTCCTCGCCAAAACCGGCCGCCACTGGCGACGCCCACAAGAATCCGGACCGGCTTGATTCTGTAAACGAGTGTCACGTCCATTGAAGTCGCCGACGACCTTGATCCGGTCTAGTTCACCGTCTTGGCGAAATACAAGCCGGTGTAGACTTTGGGATCGATATACCGGCCTTTTGCTCGGCGTTTGAGCCAGTTATCGATATCATCGAGCGGGACTTCGTGGATTTCGATGTCTTCGGAACCGTCTCCGCCGCCGTCTTCGACTTTCGTCAAACCGGTCGCTAGATAAAAGGTGACGACTTCCGTCGACAGCCCCGCCGACGGTGGTCCCTCGGTGACTTTCTTCATGCGACGGGCTTTGTAGCCGGTCTCTTCGAGCAGTTCTCGTTTGGCCGCCAACGCGGGTGTTTCCGAACCGGGCTGGTCCCCGACCAGACCGGCCGGAATCTCAACCACCCGTTTGCCGACCGGTGCCCGGAATTGCTCGATGAGGACGATCTTTCCGTCGTCAGTGACAGGAATCATCGCCACGATCCCCGTGACGCCCACACGGTCGACGTATTCCCAGCCGCTCTCGCGTAGCAATCGCAGGTATTTGCCGTGGGCTTGAAAATCAATTGCGGAATCGGAATTCATGGTGGTTGGCTTCGTTGGTTTGAGTCGGTGGGCTCGTTATCATGTCAACGTCGTCACCCCGAGTATAGATCAATCGAAAAAGGGAAATCCATGTTCCATCGTCGCTCATTGTTGGCCGTTGCGTTGGCTACTGTGCTGGGGTTGCCGCTGTCTTCATCCGCTGCGGAAAAACCAGCTCGCGTGCTATTTTTGACGCAAAGCAAGGGCTTCGTACACGGTTCGGTGAAACGCAAAGGGCAGGAGTTGTCGCCGTCCGAAATCGCGATGAAACAACTCGGCCAGCAAACGGGGTTGTTCACGCTGGATGCCACTCAAGACGCCGCTACGGACTTCACGCCGGAGAACCTAAAGAAATACGACATCGTGATGCTCTACACCACCGGCGAGCTTCCCATCAGCGACGAAGCGAAAGAGTATTTTCTGAACGATTGGTTGAAACAACCGGGACACGGCGTGATCGGTTTTCACTCCGCGACCGACACCTACCGCAACGACAAACCCGAACACGCCTGGTACCGCGAGTTGATTGGCGGCACATTCGCTGGGCATCCGTGGAACTCTCGGAACAATGTCACGATTGCCGTTCATGATCCCGAACATCCCGCCATGCAACCGTTCGGCGAGGAGTTTCAGATCCAGGACGAAATTTATCAGTACAAGAACTTCGTCCCGGAAAACGTGCACGTGCTGATGAGTTTAGATATGTCGAAATGCAAGCCGAGTAAACCGTATCATGTGCCGGTGGCGTGGTGTCGTGAGTGGGGCGAAGGCAAGATCTTCTACAATAATCTCGGCCACAACAACCAAACCTGGACCGACAAACGGTTTCTCAAATCGACCGAAAACGCGGTGAAGTGGGTGCTCGACCAAGTCGAAGGCGACGCCGACCCCAACCCCGAAGTCTCCGCCCAAGCCGAAGCGGATGCAAAAAAAGCCGCGAGTTAGAATTGTGTCGGTCAGGCTGTGCCTGACCGTTTCAAAAAATCCGCAACGAGTCGCGTCAGGCGCAGCCTGGCCGACTCACACGCCCACCGAGTGGTCCTTCAACTGACGATTTCACCATGACAACTGTTCGCACGCGATTCGCACCGTCTCCGACTGGCTACATGCACATTGGTGGCATGCGGACCGCTTTATTCAATTGGCTGTGGGCCAAAGCTAACGGCGGCCAATTTATTCTTCGCATCGACGACACCGACCAAAAACGCCACGTCGAATCCGCCTTGGAACCGATCTTCCAAGCCTTCCGTTGGCTCGACATGGATTGGGATGAAGGTCCGGAAGCCGGTGGGGAGTTTGGTCCGTATTTTCAATCGCAGCGGGGTGACTTGTACAAAGCCGCTGTGGAAAAATTGCTCGCCGACGGCCATGCCTTCCGTGACTACAACACGCCCGAGCAGAACGCTGAAGATCGGGAACTCGCCGACAAAGAAAAGCGTCCCCGACTCAACATCCGGCGGTCCCTTGATCTGACCGACGCTGAACGCGAACAGTATGAAGCGGAAGGTCGGAATCATGTGATTCGATTGTTGGTCCCGCGTGACGAGAAAATCAGTGTCGATGACCTCGTCCGTGGCCACGTCGAGTGGGATTTATCGATCATGTCGGACCCCGCCATCGCCCGCAGCGATGGATCGCCACTCTACAACTTGGCAACCGTCGTCGACGATGCTCAGATGAAAATCAGCCATGTGATCCGAGCCGAGGAACACCTTTCCAACACGCCCGCACAACTGCTGATTTACAAAGCACTCGGTGAAACACCGCCCACGTTTGCGCATATTCCGTTCGTGACTGCACCAGGAACGTCGAAGAAACTATCCAAGCGAGACATCGGCAAATATCGCAACAACCCGAAATTCAAAAAGCTCTTCGAAGCCGGCGACCGCGTGTTCCCCCGCTTAAATCTTCAAGACGTCAGTGACGAAACGCTCAACCCTGTGATGGTGCAGTACTACGAACAGATCGGCTACCTACCGGCCGGTTTGCTCAATGCGTTGGCTCAGCTAGGTTGGTCGTTCGATGACAAAACCGAGATACTCTCACGTGAGTTTTTGCTGGACAATTTCACGCTCGATAAGGTGATCAAAGCCCCGGCTGGCTTCGATCCCGATAAGCTTAACAGCTACCAATCCCACTGGATGCAAGAACTTCCCCGCGAGCGGAAAATCAACGGGTGTCTTCCGTACTTGCAACAAGCCGGATTGCTTGGCAAGGAACCAACCGACGAAGACCGTGAGTGGGTCGGGCAAGTGATCGACACGCTTGGAGAGCGTTTGACTCTCTTCAGCGATATCCTCAACGCGGATGACTTCTTCACCGCCGACGACGAACTGACTTTCGACGAAAAGTCGTTCAAGAAACGAATCCAGAAGCCGGACGACGCGGTCCCATTGCTTGCCGAGTTTCGCGAGGCATTGGCGAATGCGGAGTCGTTCGATGTCGACTCGCTCGACAAATTACTACACGACTT
This portion of the Thalassoroseus pseudoceratinae genome encodes:
- the gltX gene encoding glutamate--tRNA ligase, whose protein sequence is MTTVRTRFAPSPTGYMHIGGMRTALFNWLWAKANGGQFILRIDDTDQKRHVESALEPIFQAFRWLDMDWDEGPEAGGEFGPYFQSQRGDLYKAAVEKLLADGHAFRDYNTPEQNAEDRELADKEKRPRLNIRRSLDLTDAEREQYEAEGRNHVIRLLVPRDEKISVDDLVRGHVEWDLSIMSDPAIARSDGSPLYNLATVVDDAQMKISHVIRAEEHLSNTPAQLLIYKALGETPPTFAHIPFVTAPGTSKKLSKRDIGKYRNNPKFKKLFEAGDRVFPRLNLQDVSDETLNPVMVQYYEQIGYLPAGLLNALAQLGWSFDDKTEILSREFLLDNFTLDKVIKAPAGFDPDKLNSYQSHWMQELPRERKINGCLPYLQQAGLLGKEPTDEDREWVGQVIDTLGERLTLFSDILNADDFFTADDELTFDEKSFKKRIQKPDDAVPLLAEFREALANAESFDVDSLDKLLHDFCEQKDIKIGQIIHAIRIGATGKPSGPGLFESLAVLGRERVLTRIDRALKKAQS
- the zwf gene encoding glucose-6-phosphate dehydrogenase — its product is MSDDRQAATILIFGATGDLTARKLLPALYELWSAGYLSDRCPIVGVARRDKSDDDFRSDMQAAIRDARDDYSDENWDKFASRLFYQRTDLKDPEDFRRLRQRVESLEEETDTRGKRLVYLATAPSLFVPSVEALSDAGMIPNADDEQVLRVVIEKPFGHDLESAREMSTELGRLLREDQIYRIDHYLGKDTVQNILMFRFGNSIFEPLMNRNHVDHVQITVAESQGMEHGRGGYYDHAGALRDVLQNHALQLLCLTAMEPPGQFLQEHIRDEKVKVLEALEAPSKNIDDWAVAGQYTENTIGGETLLGYRQEDRVDENSNRDTYVGMEVHIDNWRWSGVPFYLRTGKRMTKRVTEIAVQFKLPPQHLFQTVECEGDICDVVGTQPNALVFRIQPKEAISLKFSTKRPGMQYQVHPANMEFCYEDAFSNRMPEAYERLLLDVLRGDSTLFTRSDELEAAWKFVTPVLDHWEQDNFEPNFYPAGTWGPKASDELLAKTGRHWRRPQESGPA
- a CDS encoding NUDIX hydrolase, which produces MNSDSAIDFQAHGKYLRLLRESGWEYVDRVGVTGIVAMIPVTDDGKIVLIEQFRAPVGKRVVEIPAGLVGDQPGSETPALAAKRELLEETGYKARRMKKVTEGPPSAGLSTEVVTFYLATGLTKVEDGGGDGSEDIEIHEVPLDDIDNWLKRRAKGRYIDPKVYTGLYFAKTVN
- a CDS encoding ThuA domain-containing protein translates to MFHRRSLLAVALATVLGLPLSSSAAEKPARVLFLTQSKGFVHGSVKRKGQELSPSEIAMKQLGQQTGLFTLDATQDAATDFTPENLKKYDIVMLYTTGELPISDEAKEYFLNDWLKQPGHGVIGFHSATDTYRNDKPEHAWYRELIGGTFAGHPWNSRNNVTIAVHDPEHPAMQPFGEEFQIQDEIYQYKNFVPENVHVLMSLDMSKCKPSKPYHVPVAWCREWGEGKIFYNNLGHNNQTWTDKRFLKSTENAVKWVLDQVEGDADPNPEVSAQAEADAKKAAS